In the Bordetella genomosp. 10 genome, one interval contains:
- a CDS encoding enoyl-CoA hydratase/isomerase family protein, producing MNPQPDNRLRLSEEIVFDVVDGAIAVITIYRPAQRNAINRGVIDGLKQAWQRLEQDPALRVGILTGAGDKAFCAGMDLKEAAAMQLRIPPRDMFPVLGDNVRVSKPTIAAVNGVALAGGWLFAQMCDLCVASEHAAFGITEAKVGRGMPWAAPLIHMLPQRIAMEVLLTGKPIGAQRAHALGYVNEVVPHAQLLDSALALARVIAANAPLTVKAARELVYLSTEMGRSAALDAAHALFEPVYLSEDAQEGPRAFAEKRAPHWKGC from the coding sequence GTGAACCCGCAACCCGACAACAGACTCAGGCTCAGCGAGGAAATCGTCTTCGACGTCGTCGACGGCGCCATCGCCGTCATCACCATATACCGGCCCGCGCAACGCAACGCCATCAACCGCGGCGTCATCGACGGCCTGAAGCAGGCCTGGCAGCGCCTGGAACAGGACCCCGCGCTGCGCGTCGGCATTCTCACCGGCGCGGGCGACAAGGCGTTCTGCGCCGGCATGGACCTGAAGGAAGCCGCCGCCATGCAACTGCGGATTCCGCCGCGCGACATGTTCCCCGTGCTGGGCGACAACGTGCGCGTCTCCAAGCCCACCATCGCCGCCGTCAACGGCGTGGCGCTGGCCGGCGGCTGGCTGTTCGCGCAGATGTGCGACCTCTGCGTCGCGTCCGAACACGCGGCCTTCGGCATCACCGAAGCCAAGGTCGGACGCGGCATGCCCTGGGCCGCGCCGCTGATCCACATGCTGCCGCAACGCATCGCCATGGAAGTGCTGCTGACGGGCAAGCCCATCGGCGCCCAGCGCGCCCACGCCCTGGGCTACGTGAACGAGGTCGTGCCCCACGCGCAACTGCTGGACAGCGCGCTCGCCCTGGCCCGCGTCATCGCGGCCAATGCGCCGCTCACGGTCAAGGCGGCGCGCGAGCTGGTCTACCTGTCCACCGAAATGGGCCGTTCGGCCGCGCTGGACGCCGCGCACGCGCTTTTCGAGCCGGTCTACCTGAGCGAGGACGCCCAGGAAGGCCCGCGCGCCTTCGCCGAAAAACGCGCCCCGCATTGGAAAGGATGCTGA
- a CDS encoding acyl-CoA dehydrogenase family protein, giving the protein MNFEPSDEHLSIRQAVDDLCTRFPESYWLERDADGVFPEDFYRAMGEAGWLGTAIPEAYGGAGLGVQEAAIVMQAVAESGACLSGCSSIHINIFGLLPVAVFGTEEQKQRMLPPIAQGKVKTCFGVTEPNAGLNTTQLKTRAVRQGDKYVVHGQKVWISTAQVADKILLLARTTPLEELGPGQHSQGLTLFYTDLDRSRVDVKLIEKMGRKCVDSNELFIDGLEIPIEDRIGEEGKGFKYILHGMNPERVLLAAEAIGVGRAALDKAAGYARERTVFGRPIGQNQGIQHPLAKNWVELEAAQLLMQQAAWLYDNGRECGAQANAAKYFAAEAGFRACERAILTHGGMGYAKEFHVERYLREIMIPRIAPVSQELILSHIAERVLGMPKSY; this is encoded by the coding sequence ATGAACTTCGAACCCAGCGACGAACACCTTTCCATCCGCCAGGCCGTCGACGATCTGTGCACGCGCTTCCCCGAGAGCTACTGGCTGGAACGCGACGCCGACGGCGTCTTCCCGGAAGACTTCTACCGCGCCATGGGCGAAGCCGGCTGGCTGGGAACCGCCATCCCGGAGGCCTATGGCGGCGCCGGCCTCGGCGTGCAGGAAGCAGCCATCGTCATGCAGGCCGTGGCCGAATCGGGCGCCTGCCTGAGCGGCTGCTCGTCCATCCACATCAATATCTTCGGCCTGCTTCCGGTGGCCGTCTTCGGCACCGAGGAACAGAAGCAGCGCATGCTGCCGCCCATCGCGCAGGGCAAGGTGAAGACCTGCTTCGGCGTCACCGAACCCAATGCCGGCCTGAACACCACGCAGCTCAAGACGCGCGCCGTGCGGCAAGGCGACAAATACGTCGTCCATGGCCAGAAGGTCTGGATCTCCACCGCCCAGGTGGCCGACAAGATCCTGCTGCTGGCGCGCACCACGCCCCTGGAGGAGCTGGGGCCGGGCCAGCACTCGCAAGGGCTGACGCTGTTCTATACCGACCTCGACCGCAGCCGCGTCGACGTCAAGCTGATCGAGAAGATGGGGCGCAAGTGTGTCGACTCCAACGAACTTTTCATCGACGGCCTGGAAATCCCCATCGAGGACCGCATCGGCGAGGAAGGCAAGGGTTTCAAGTACATCCTGCACGGCATGAACCCAGAGCGCGTGCTGCTGGCCGCGGAAGCCATCGGCGTGGGACGCGCCGCGCTGGACAAGGCGGCCGGCTATGCGCGCGAACGCACGGTCTTCGGCCGGCCGATCGGGCAGAACCAGGGCATCCAGCACCCGCTGGCGAAGAACTGGGTGGAACTGGAGGCCGCCCAGTTGCTCATGCAGCAGGCCGCCTGGCTCTACGACAACGGCCGCGAATGCGGCGCGCAGGCCAACGCGGCGAAGTACTTCGCGGCGGAAGCGGGCTTTCGCGCCTGCGAACGCGCCATCCTCACGCACGGCGGCATGGGCTACGCCAAGGAA
- a CDS encoding acetyl-CoA hydrolase/transferase family protein, whose product MKTPISLDALDLAQYIRPGDGIVFGQGVGEPLGLTAKLVEQRSRYSGARIFLGTGFSHTFSPEHTDHLRFKGIGGIGTLRKLASAGALDPVPCHISAVASLLAGGQIPCDVLLLSVSPPNARGEYSFGLVNDYLQAALARARVVIAEINPAIPWSYCDRPLRAEDFTLAVESGVAPLELPTAAFGELEQRIASHLAPHIPERATLQLGIGAVPEAILASLAERRGMGVHSGMIGDSVIDLIESGAIDNAHKGIDAGVTITGVLFGTRKLYRHAHENPAIRLCQTGYTHHMATLSRVRNLVSINSALEVDLTGQVNAEAIGAQHIGAVGGQVDFVRAAVQTGGVSIIALSATGRNGESKIAAQLAGPVTTARSDVDIIATEYGVARLRGCSLRERVRALTAIAAPQHRESLMQAARATWSDL is encoded by the coding sequence ATGAAGACGCCCATATCCCTGGACGCCCTGGACCTGGCGCAATACATCCGCCCCGGCGACGGCATCGTCTTCGGCCAGGGGGTGGGCGAGCCGCTGGGGCTGACCGCGAAACTGGTGGAACAGCGGTCCCGCTACAGCGGCGCCCGGATATTCCTGGGCACCGGCTTCTCGCACACCTTCAGTCCCGAACACACGGACCATCTCCGCTTCAAGGGCATAGGGGGCATCGGCACGCTGCGCAAACTCGCCAGCGCGGGCGCGCTCGATCCCGTTCCCTGCCACATCTCCGCCGTCGCGAGCCTGCTGGCGGGCGGGCAGATTCCCTGCGACGTGCTGCTGCTGTCCGTCAGCCCGCCCAACGCGCGCGGCGAATACAGCTTCGGCCTGGTCAACGACTATCTGCAGGCCGCGCTGGCGCGGGCGCGGGTGGTCATCGCGGAAATCAATCCCGCCATTCCCTGGTCATACTGCGACCGTCCCTTGCGCGCGGAGGACTTCACGCTGGCGGTGGAAAGCGGCGTCGCGCCGCTGGAGCTGCCTACCGCCGCATTCGGCGAGCTGGAGCAGCGTATCGCAAGCCATCTCGCGCCCCATATCCCGGAGCGCGCCACCCTGCAACTGGGCATAGGCGCGGTGCCCGAGGCCATCCTGGCCTCCCTGGCCGAACGCCGGGGCATGGGCGTCCATTCCGGCATGATCGGCGATTCGGTCATCGATCTCATCGAAAGCGGCGCCATCGACAATGCGCACAAGGGCATCGATGCCGGCGTCACCATCACCGGCGTGCTGTTCGGCACGCGGAAGCTCTATCGCCATGCGCACGAGAATCCCGCCATCCGGCTGTGCCAGACCGGGTACACGCACCACATGGCCACGCTGTCCAGGGTGCGCAACCTCGTGTCCATCAACAGCGCGCTGGAAGTCGACCTGACCGGACAGGTCAATGCCGAGGCGATCGGCGCGCAGCACATCGGCGCCGTGGGCGGCCAGGTCGATTTCGTGCGCGCGGCGGTGCAGACCGGCGGGGTGTCCATCATCGCGCTGTCGGCGACGGGCCGCAACGGCGAAAGCAAGATCGCCGCGCAACTGGCGGGGCCCGTGACCACCGCCCGCAGCGACGTGGATATCATCGCCACCGAATACGGCGTGGCCCGACTGCGCGGATGCAGCCTGCGCGAGCGCGTCAGGGCGCTTACCGCCATCGCCGCCCCCCAACATCGCGAATCGCTGATGCAAGCGGCGCGCGCCACCTGGAGCGACCTGTGA